The proteins below come from a single Myxosarcina sp. GI1 genomic window:
- the rimP gene encoding ribosome maturation factor RimP yields MTYPVIAQIIEIATPVAKSLNLELVDAVFQTNKTPPVLRVDVRNLTEDTSLENCEQMSKALEAELDAAEIIPGSYVLEISSPGISRTLTTDREFIAFKGFTVTVKTFAPYKQHKQWQGNLQGRDDEAIYLNQKGKAVAIPRDLVATVRLQDDS; encoded by the coding sequence GTGACTTATCCTGTCATTGCTCAAATTATTGAAATAGCAACTCCTGTAGCCAAAAGTTTAAATCTCGAGCTAGTCGATGCCGTTTTTCAAACTAACAAAACCCCACCAGTTTTAAGAGTAGATGTTCGCAATCTTACTGAAGATACTAGTTTAGAAAACTGCGAACAAATGAGTAAAGCTTTAGAGGCTGAATTAGATGCAGCAGAGATTATTCCTGGTTCTTATGTTTTAGAAATTTCCAGCCCCGGAATTTCTCGTACTCTAACTACAGACAGAGAATTTATTGCCTTTAAAGGATTTACCGTAACGGTAAAAACTTTTGCTCCTTACAAACAGCACAAACAGTGGCAGGGCAATCTTCAGGGTAGGGATGACGAGGCAATTTATCTCAACCAGAAAGGCAAAGCAGTTGCCATACCTCGCGATTTAGTTGCTACAGTACGGTTACAAGACGATAGTTAA
- the nusA gene encoding transcription termination factor NusA — MTIVSLPGLKNTIEEISQSYNLPESAVQEALREALLKGYERFRRSKNRHSEFEDEYFENFNVQLDIDEEGFQILTTKVIVDKEEIAEEDRDREIALKEVQDQVDDLDIQVGDSVVVDVTPEQKDFGRMAAIQTKQVLLQKLRDRQRLLIQEEFKDLEETVLQARVVRFERQSAIVAVSSGLGQPEVEAELPKREQLPNDTYRSNVTFKVYLKKVRDTPSRGPQLIVSRAAAGLVVELFSNEVPEIEEEIVRIVAVAREANPPSRHVGVRTKIAVDTLERDVDPVGACIGARGSRIQAVVNELRGEKIDVIRWSPDPATYIANSLSPARVDRVILADTEEKQSLVLVAEDQLSLAIGKEGQNVRLAARLTGWKIDIKDLAKYEAEAASVAEEEPEIEPEPVEEFTETEETSV, encoded by the coding sequence ATGACTATAGTTAGTTTACCTGGACTAAAAAACACAATTGAAGAAATCAGTCAAAGTTATAATTTACCAGAATCTGCGGTTCAAGAAGCACTTAGAGAAGCTTTATTAAAAGGCTACGAGCGTTTTCGTCGTTCCAAAAACCGCCATAGCGAATTCGAGGATGAGTATTTTGAAAATTTCAACGTTCAACTCGATATAGATGAAGAAGGATTTCAAATTTTAACTACCAAAGTTATTGTCGATAAAGAAGAGATTGCCGAAGAAGACCGCGATCGCGAAATTGCCCTCAAAGAAGTACAAGATCAAGTAGACGATCTCGATATTCAGGTAGGAGATTCGGTAGTAGTAGATGTAACTCCAGAACAAAAAGATTTTGGACGTATGGCGGCGATACAAACCAAACAGGTACTGTTACAAAAACTGCGCGATCGCCAAAGATTATTAATTCAAGAAGAATTTAAAGATTTAGAAGAAACGGTTTTACAGGCTAGAGTAGTTCGCTTTGAAAGACAATCGGCAATTGTTGCCGTCAGCAGCGGTTTGGGGCAGCCAGAAGTCGAAGCAGAACTTCCCAAACGCGAGCAGTTACCCAACGATACTTATCGCTCTAATGTAACTTTTAAAGTTTATTTAAAGAAAGTACGCGATACTCCTTCACGAGGACCGCAGCTAATCGTCTCGCGAGCCGCAGCAGGTTTAGTTGTAGAACTGTTTAGCAATGAAGTTCCAGAAATTGAAGAAGAAATCGTGCGGATTGTTGCCGTAGCCAGGGAGGCTAACCCCCCTTCACGCCATGTGGGAGTAAGAACTAAAATAGCGGTAGATACTTTAGAGCGAGATGTAGATCCTGTAGGTGCCTGTATCGGTGCCAGAGGTTCGCGCATTCAGGCAGTAGTTAATGAATTGCGCGGCGAAAAAATCGACGTGATTCGCTGGTCTCCCGATCCCGCTACTTATATTGCTAATTCTCTAAGTCCTGCCAGAGTAGATCGAGTAATTCTAGCAGATACCGAAGAAAAACAGTCTTTAGTATTGGTTGCCGAAGATCAGTTGAGTTTGGCAATTGGTAAAGAAGGTCAAAACGTACGCTTGGCGGCTCGTCTTACAGGCTGGAAAATTGATATTAAAGATCTGGCAAAATACGAGGCAGAAGCAGCCTCAGTAGCGGAAGAAGAACCAGAAATAGAACCCGAACCAGTAGAGGAATTTACCGAAACCGAAGAAACTAGCGTTTAG
- a CDS encoding low-complexity tail membrane protein, producing the protein MTFRSEPFLWIHLAGIVLFPITLECTWLGLEIGKPLPFSLLEFVLIAAMGTLPVLWMQLARPFDIFSIAVVSLKPEQLTVRQRQILTQFKTTRHRWASAIAAGLMLFILWLLFRLSPLAIGVASWFPQWRLLGLAIAAVAFLAANLFFQVPISVFNVLMSKESRLLNSEPCSIEKIPLDFTVPGFKVNKILPLVEPTQSQNS; encoded by the coding sequence ATGACTTTTCGTTCGGAACCTTTTCTGTGGATTCACCTGGCTGGTATTGTTTTATTTCCAATTACCCTGGAGTGCACCTGGCTGGGTTTGGAAATTGGCAAACCACTGCCGTTTTCCTTGCTGGAGTTTGTTTTAATTGCCGCTATGGGAACGCTTCCCGTATTATGGATGCAGCTAGCGCGACCGTTTGATATTTTTAGTATTGCCGTAGTTTCTCTCAAACCAGAACAATTAACGGTTAGACAGCGGCAAATTTTGACTCAATTTAAAACAACCAGGCATCGTTGGGCGAGTGCGATCGCCGCTGGCTTGATGTTATTTATTCTCTGGCTACTATTTCGCCTATCACCGTTAGCAATTGGGGTTGCCTCTTGGTTTCCTCAGTGGCGGTTGTTAGGTTTGGCGATCGCAGCAGTTGCTTTTTTAGCAGCCAATCTATTTTTTCAAGTGCCAATTAGCGTTTTTAATGTTTTGATGAGCAAGGAATCGCGGTTACTCAATAGCGAACCCTGTTCCATAGAGAAAATCCCTTTAGATTTTACAGTTCCAGGATTTAAGGTGAATAAAATTTTGCCTTTAGTAGAACCCACTCAAAGCCAGAACAGCTAA
- a CDS encoding alpha/beta fold hydrolase has translation MTTVGAIANSKTPQNWNWQGFNITYQSCGENNDAPAVVLVHGFGASWGHWRKNLPVLGQIYRCYAIDLIGFGGSAKPSPGDISYTFETWGQQVADFCREVVGSPAFLVGNSIGCIVVMQAAVDNPELTLGVAAINCSVRLLHDRKRVTLPWYRNYGSAIMQRVLGNKWIGNFFFKQIAKPKVVRKILLQAYRRPEAVSDELIEMLMKPAFDEGAVDVFIAFTRYSQGPLPEDLLPQLTCPTILLWGTEDPWEPVSMGRELGKIAAVDRFIALEGLGHCPQDEAPEVVNPILLDWLKTTSNFQ, from the coding sequence ATGACAACTGTTGGAGCGATCGCAAATTCAAAAACTCCTCAAAATTGGAACTGGCAGGGTTTTAATATTACCTATCAAAGCTGTGGTGAAAATAACGATGCTCCTGCGGTAGTATTAGTTCACGGATTTGGGGCTTCCTGGGGACACTGGCGCAAAAACCTACCCGTCTTAGGACAAATATATCGTTGTTATGCGATCGATCTAATTGGGTTTGGCGGTTCTGCCAAACCCTCACCAGGGGATATTAGCTATACATTTGAAACCTGGGGCCAACAAGTAGCCGATTTTTGTCGAGAAGTTGTGGGTAGCCCGGCATTTTTAGTTGGCAATTCCATCGGCTGTATTGTAGTGATGCAAGCTGCGGTAGATAACCCAGAATTAACCCTGGGAGTAGCAGCAATAAATTGTTCGGTAAGATTATTGCACGATCGCAAACGAGTTACTTTACCCTGGTATCGTAACTACGGTTCTGCCATAATGCAGCGAGTTTTGGGTAATAAATGGATCGGCAATTTCTTTTTCAAGCAAATTGCCAAACCCAAGGTAGTTCGTAAAATTTTGTTACAGGCATATCGTCGCCCCGAAGCAGTAAGCGATGAACTCATAGAAATGCTAATGAAACCAGCATTTGATGAAGGGGCAGTAGATGTTTTTATCGCTTTTACCCGTTATTCTCAAGGACCATTGCCAGAGGACTTGTTACCTCAGCTTACTTGTCCAACTATCTTACTGTGGGGAACGGAAGATCCCTGGGAACCAGTCTCAATGGGCAGAGAACTGGGTAAGATTGCCGCTGTCGATCGCTTTATTGCTTTAGAAGGTTTGGGACATTGCCCGCAAGATGAGGCTCCTGAAGTAGTCAATCCAATTTTGTTAGATTGGCTTAAAACTACAAGCAATTTTCAATAA
- a CDS encoding response regulator, whose amino-acid sequence MTKPILIVDDYDDILYLIELVLKSDGYEVISAANGREALKLAQRVRPQLMLMDIMMPDVNGLEISQQIRQNKELSSTQILLVSANHEISAEQAKENGADGILHKPFNIDYLLSQVHKLLDRKSCSDRECLPQFA is encoded by the coding sequence ATGACTAAACCGATATTAATAGTCGATGATTACGACGATATTTTATATTTGATCGAACTTGTTTTAAAATCAGATGGATATGAAGTAATTTCGGCTGCTAATGGTAGAGAAGCTTTGAAGTTGGCACAAAGAGTACGTCCTCAGTTGATGTTGATGGATATCATGATGCCAGATGTCAATGGTTTAGAAATCAGTCAACAAATTCGCCAAAATAAAGAACTATCTTCGACACAAATTTTGTTAGTTTCGGCGAATCACGAAATTAGTGCAGAACAAGCTAAAGAAAATGGAGCCGATGGTATTTTGCATAAACCTTTTAATATAGACTATTTATTATCGCAAGTTCATAAACTACTCGATCGAAAGAGCTGCTCCGACCGAGAGTGCTTGCCGCAGTTTGCATAA
- the hisA gene encoding 1-(5-phosphoribosyl)-5-[(5-phosphoribosylamino)methylideneamino]imidazole-4-carboxamide isomerase, translating to MEVIPAIDLLDGKCVRLYQGDYARASQFSDRPAEVARSWEQQGATRIHVVDLDGAKQGKSVNLTAIKAIVREVSIPIQVGGGLRDRTSVARLLDLGVERTILGTIAVEQPDLVTELCREFPQQILVGIDARNGRVATKGWLETSETEATELAQRMAKQGVAAIIYTDIQRDGTLSGPNLPALRVLAEAIDIPVIASGGVSSLSDLLSLLALEPLGIEGAIVGRAIYTGDLDLKEALQAVGNGRWQDIPPNSGFSSFA from the coding sequence ATGGAAGTAATCCCAGCAATCGATTTATTAGATGGCAAATGCGTTCGTTTGTATCAAGGAGACTACGCTCGCGCCTCCCAATTTAGCGATCGCCCAGCTGAAGTCGCTCGTAGTTGGGAACAACAGGGAGCAACTAGAATTCACGTAGTCGATCTTGACGGAGCAAAACAGGGAAAATCGGTTAACTTAACAGCTATAAAAGCAATTGTTCGTGAGGTTTCTATTCCCATTCAAGTAGGAGGAGGATTGCGCGATCGCACCTCTGTTGCTCGGTTGCTGGATCTGGGAGTAGAACGCACCATTTTAGGTACTATAGCTGTAGAACAGCCCGATTTAGTCACGGAATTATGCCGAGAATTTCCCCAGCAAATATTAGTCGGGATCGATGCCCGCAACGGTAGAGTTGCAACTAAAGGTTGGTTGGAAACTTCCGAAACAGAAGCAACCGAACTAGCGCAGCGCATGGCAAAACAGGGAGTAGCAGCAATTATTTATACTGATATTCAGCGAGATGGTACTCTTTCTGGTCCCAATTTACCAGCTTTAAGAGTATTAGCTGAAGCGATCGATATTCCCGTTATTGCTTCTGGTGGAGTTAGTTCTCTAAGTGACTTACTCAGTCTTCTCGCTTTAGAACCTCTTGGTATCGAAGGAGCGATCGTCGGTCGTGCTATTTATACAGGCGATCTCGATCTTAAAGAGGCATTGCAGGCAGTGGGAAATGGACGCTGGCAAGATATACCACCAAACAGTGGCTTTTCTAGTTTTGCCTGA
- a CDS encoding YlxR family protein, whose translation MKPNYRCCISCRQLAPKETLIRVVRVHPSYAVQLDRGMGRSAYICPQKTCIRQAFSKQRLARSLRTKVSQSSSQNLQERLLDRVSSQESKNLKSDGNLPGI comes from the coding sequence ATGAAACCCAACTATCGGTGCTGTATTAGCTGTCGGCAACTAGCACCAAAAGAAACTCTAATAAGAGTGGTCAGAGTACATCCTAGCTACGCAGTTCAATTAGATCGGGGCATGGGACGCTCGGCTTATATTTGTCCTCAAAAAACTTGTATCCGCCAAGCCTTTAGCAAACAGCGTTTGGCGCGATCGCTCCGTACCAAAGTTTCTCAATCCAGCTCTCAAAATTTGCAGGAACGACTGCTAGATCGCGTATCGAGCCAAGAGTCTAAAAATTTAAAATCTGACGGCAACTTGCCAGGCATCTAA
- a CDS encoding ferredoxin:protochlorophyllide reductase (ATP-dependent) subunit N, with amino-acid sequence MTATQHQPDALNFECETGNYHTFCPISCVAWLYQKIEDSFFLVIGTKTCGYFLQNAMGVMIFAEPRYAMAELEEGDISAQLNDYEELKRLCLQIKRDRNPSVIVWIGTCTTEIIKMDLEGLAPKLEAEIGIPIVTARANGLDYAFTQGEDTVLAAMAHKCPKEAPKAEAEKEERNAISKLLNFGKKKEETNNEASEYKDHPPLVLFGSLPDPVVTNLTLELKKQGVKVSGWLPSKRYTELPVIEEGYYVAGVNPFLSRTATTLMRRRKTKLIGAPFPIGPDGTRAWIEKICSVFGIEPQGLEEREAKIWENLEDYIQLIRGKSVFFMGDNLLEVSLARFLIRCGMTCQEIGIPYMDKRYQKAELDLLEKTCKDMGVPVPTIVEKPDNYNQLQRIKEQKPDLVITGMAHANPLEARGINTKWSVEFTFAQIHGFTNARDILELATRPMRRNNNLKELGWEKLVKEEAKV; translated from the coding sequence CACCTTTTGCCCCATTAGCTGCGTGGCATGGCTATATCAAAAAATTGAAGATAGTTTCTTTTTAGTCATTGGTACTAAAACCTGTGGTTACTTCCTGCAAAATGCGATGGGAGTGATGATTTTTGCCGAACCTCGCTACGCAATGGCAGAACTAGAAGAAGGGGATATTTCCGCACAGTTAAATGACTACGAAGAATTAAAAAGACTGTGTTTGCAAATTAAGCGCGATCGCAATCCGAGCGTAATCGTCTGGATTGGTACTTGTACTACCGAAATTATTAAGATGGACTTGGAAGGATTGGCACCCAAGTTAGAAGCCGAAATTGGTATTCCCATCGTAACCGCCCGCGCTAACGGTTTGGATTATGCCTTTACTCAAGGAGAAGACACCGTACTCGCAGCAATGGCGCACAAATGTCCTAAAGAAGCACCCAAAGCCGAAGCCGAAAAAGAAGAACGCAACGCTATTTCTAAATTGCTTAACTTTGGCAAGAAGAAAGAAGAAACTAATAACGAAGCATCAGAATATAAAGACCATCCTCCTTTAGTATTGTTTGGTTCCTTACCAGATCCTGTCGTTACCAACCTTACTTTAGAACTCAAAAAACAGGGTGTTAAAGTATCTGGTTGGCTACCCTCCAAACGCTATACCGAATTACCTGTAATTGAAGAAGGCTACTATGTAGCTGGCGTTAATCCCTTCCTCAGCCGCACCGCTACTACTTTAATGCGTCGCCGCAAAACCAAACTCATTGGCGCACCTTTCCCAATTGGACCTGATGGTACTCGCGCCTGGATCGAAAAAATTTGTTCGGTCTTTGGTATCGAACCCCAGGGCTTAGAAGAAAGAGAAGCCAAAATTTGGGAAAACTTGGAAGATTATATCCAGTTGATTCGGGGTAAGTCAGTTTTCTTTATGGGAGATAACTTACTAGAAGTTTCTCTAGCCCGTTTCTTAATCCGTTGCGGTATGACTTGCCAAGAAATTGGTATTCCCTACATGGATAAACGTTATCAAAAAGCAGAACTGGATCTACTCGAAAAAACCTGCAAAGATATGGGCGTACCAGTTCCTACTATTGTCGAAAAACCCGACAACTACAATCAACTGCAACGTATTAAAGAACAAAAGCCAGACTTAGTAATTACTGGTATGGCACACGCCAACCCACTAGAAGCTAGAGGTATTAATACTAAGTGGTCGGTAGAATTTACCTTCGCCCAAATACACGGCTTTACTAACGCGCGGGATATTTTAGAATTAGCTACTCGTCCGATGCGTCGTAATAACAACCTTAAAGAATTAGGTTGGGAAAAATTGGTTAAAGAAGAAGCTAAAGTTTAA
- the infB gene encoding translation initiation factor IF-2 produces MNNGKIRIYELSKELNLDNKDIKDICEQLNIAVKSHSSTITSAQADRVKSVAVRYTSAAKTNGNNGNNNSKAKENKLNKPKVKRKQQVLAVHHKQPASDSAPQTPKNESGSPQLASPPKLVAPPRPLKDNRSDRERVEPATPNKPPQLKEPSKSETVTQDTTDTTNKNEKRVAAAKPPKLVEPPSRRQAKAAKETSVRPPSKPVRADKADDVEAPAPAPAPAKEAKPAKDKKTASPPDLPKLQKPPKLKTVDKPASDIEEEPNELLEPEEDTDKDEVINKTEVKKTRLKRPTPPRKTQEWVDEEEEESSKKSKLGKGKRRPKPIIDDDDDDFDTDFDNNNGGTAVSISTARPPKPEALQPKTAATSSKKPKKPTPKTAEKSSKVEKQTRKEVQTLPEKIVLTDNLTIRDLSERLNIPETDIIKNLFFKGIAVNITQTLDLDTARLVTEELGVEVETPEERSAATKETEMLDVDDLENLQLRPPVVTIMGHVDHGKTTLLDSIRKSKVAQGEAGGITQHIGAYHVDLDREDSQQQIVFLDTPGHEAFTAMRARGTRVTDIAILVVAADDGVQPQTKEAISHAKAAEVPIIVAINKIDKPEANPDRIMQELTEFELVPEDWGGSTPMVPVSALKGENLDELLEMILLVSEIEELSANPDRPAKGTIIEANLDRTRGPVATLLVQNGTLRVGDNIVAGSVLGKIRAMIDDRGNKVEAATPSFAVEILGLNEVPEAGDEFDVYPSEKEARTVADRRASQQRDSRLQQSMSSRRVSLSTLSAQAQEGELKELNLIVKADVQGSVEAILGSLQQLPQNEVQIRILLASPGEVTETDVDLAAASGAVIVGFNTTLASGARQAADREGVDIRQYNIIYKLLDEIQGAMEGLLDPEEVEENLGQAEVRAVFTVGRGSVAGCYVQSGKIVRNCRIRVHRGQQVVYDGNLDSLRRIKEDAKEVNAGYECGLGSAKFNDWQEGDIVEAYEMVFKRRTLAT; encoded by the coding sequence ATGAACAACGGCAAAATAAGAATATACGAACTATCAAAAGAATTAAATTTGGACAACAAAGATATTAAAGATATTTGCGAACAGCTTAATATTGCAGTCAAGAGCCATAGCAGTACGATCACGTCAGCACAAGCAGACAGAGTTAAAAGCGTGGCAGTAAGATATACTTCTGCCGCAAAAACCAATGGCAATAATGGCAACAACAATAGTAAAGCCAAAGAAAATAAACTTAACAAGCCCAAAGTAAAACGCAAACAACAGGTTTTGGCAGTTCATCACAAACAACCTGCTTCTGACTCTGCTCCTCAAACACCCAAGAACGAGTCGGGATCGCCTCAGTTAGCATCTCCTCCCAAGTTAGTAGCACCGCCAAGACCATTAAAAGATAATAGGTCAGATCGAGAGCGAGTAGAGCCTGCCACTCCAAACAAACCTCCTCAATTAAAAGAACCATCTAAAAGCGAAACCGTAACCCAAGATACTACAGATACTACTAATAAAAACGAGAAACGAGTAGCGGCAGCCAAGCCACCGAAATTAGTAGAGCCGCCTTCTAGACGACAAGCTAAAGCTGCTAAAGAAACATCCGTACGTCCGCCGTCCAAGCCAGTTAGAGCGGATAAAGCGGATGATGTTGAAGCACCAGCACCAGCACCAGCACCAGCAAAAGAGGCCAAACCAGCAAAGGACAAAAAAACTGCTTCTCCTCCCGATCTACCAAAACTACAAAAGCCGCCCAAACTTAAAACAGTAGACAAACCAGCTTCGGATATTGAAGAAGAACCCAACGAGCTTTTAGAGCCAGAAGAAGATACAGATAAAGACGAAGTTATCAACAAAACAGAAGTCAAAAAAACCAGACTTAAGCGTCCCACTCCTCCGAGGAAAACTCAGGAATGGGTTGATGAAGAAGAAGAAGAAAGCTCTAAAAAATCAAAGCTTGGTAAAGGCAAACGCCGACCTAAGCCAATTATTGATGATGATGATGATGATTTTGATACTGACTTCGATAATAATAACGGCGGCACTGCTGTAAGCATATCGACGGCGCGTCCTCCCAAACCCGAAGCTTTACAGCCAAAAACTGCCGCAACCAGCAGCAAAAAACCGAAAAAACCTACTCCTAAAACAGCAGAAAAAAGCTCCAAAGTAGAAAAGCAAACCCGCAAAGAAGTTCAGACGTTACCCGAAAAGATCGTTCTAACAGACAATTTGACAATTCGCGATCTATCAGAACGATTAAATATTCCCGAAACAGATATTATCAAAAATCTTTTCTTTAAAGGAATTGCGGTTAACATCACTCAAACTCTAGATTTAGATACCGCACGTTTAGTAACAGAAGAACTAGGAGTAGAGGTAGAAACTCCAGAAGAGCGATCGGCAGCAACTAAAGAAACCGAAATGCTCGATGTAGACGATCTTGAAAATCTTCAGCTTCGTCCTCCCGTAGTAACAATTATGGGACACGTAGACCATGGTAAAACTACCTTGCTAGATTCGATAAGAAAGAGCAAAGTTGCTCAGGGAGAAGCGGGAGGCATTACCCAACATATCGGTGCCTATCACGTCGATCTCGATCGCGAAGACTCCCAGCAGCAAATTGTATTTCTCGACACTCCTGGTCACGAAGCTTTTACCGCCATGCGTGCCAGAGGTACCAGGGTTACAGACATCGCTATTTTAGTAGTAGCTGCCGATGATGGCGTACAGCCACAAACTAAAGAGGCAATCAGCCACGCTAAAGCAGCAGAAGTACCGATAATCGTCGCGATTAACAAAATCGACAAACCCGAAGCCAATCCCGATCGCATCATGCAGGAACTTACTGAATTTGAGTTGGTTCCCGAAGATTGGGGCGGCTCTACTCCGATGGTTCCCGTCAGTGCCCTCAAGGGAGAAAATCTCGATGAGTTACTTGAGATGATCTTGCTGGTTTCGGAAATAGAAGAACTATCGGCAAATCCCGATCGCCCTGCTAAAGGTACGATTATCGAAGCTAATCTAGATCGCACTAGAGGTCCTGTAGCTACCTTGCTAGTACAAAACGGTACTTTGAGAGTGGGAGACAACATCGTAGCGGGATCGGTTCTCGGTAAGATTCGCGCCATGATCGACGATCGGGGTAATAAAGTAGAAGCAGCAACACCTTCTTTTGCCGTCGAGATTTTAGGTTTGAATGAAGTTCCCGAAGCTGGTGATGAATTTGATGTCTATCCCAGTGAAAAAGAAGCTCGTACTGTAGCCGATCGCCGCGCCAGCCAACAAAGAGATTCAAGACTTCAGCAATCGATGTCTTCGCGTCGCGTTAGCCTTAGTACTCTGTCGGCTCAGGCACAAGAAGGAGAACTAAAAGAACTCAATTTGATTGTTAAAGCCGACGTACAGGGTTCGGTAGAAGCAATTCTCGGTTCTTTACAGCAGCTACCACAAAACGAAGTTCAAATTCGGATCTTGTTGGCATCTCCAGGAGAAGTTACCGAAACCGATGTCGATCTGGCAGCCGCCAGTGGTGCGGTAATCGTCGGTTTTAATACTACTCTGGCCAGCGGTGCTCGTCAGGCTGCCGACCGTGAAGGAGTGGATATTCGTCAATACAATATCATTTACAAACTCCTCGATGAAATTCAAGGGGCGATGGAAGGACTGCTCGACCCCGAAGAAGTAGAAGAAAATCTCGGTCAGGCAGAAGTTAGAGCCGTCTTTACAGTTGGCAGGGGTTCGGTAGCGGGATGCTACGTCCAGTCTGGTAAAATAGTCCGTAACTGTCGGATTAGAGTGCATCGCGGTCAGCAAGTCGTTTATGATGGCAACTTAGATTCTCTGCGGCGTATCAAAGAAGATGCCAAGGAAGTTAACGCAGGATATGAATGCGGTTTGGGTTCGGCTAAATTTAACGATTGGCAAGAAGGCGATATTGTGGAAGCCTATGAAATGGTCTTTAAACGCCGTACTTTGGCAACTTAA
- a CDS encoding sodium:solute symporter: MPDFSVTTLDLAVFLIYLLGTRIAFGWYSARQTSKSGGDAESYFLSGRNISWPIIGLSFYVSNMSGSSFVAFAGSGYNNGIGVYNYEWIPAVILIFFIVFLLPLYLKEEMFTAPEFLQRRYGTRLRLTFSSFLVLTGIFIDAAASLYAGGTIVQTLYPSIPLWVTIFSAAAIAGIYITFGGLGAVVLNDALQAALIIGGGTTIAVLSFLKLDSWQSVRDRVSPEALHLVKPASDGNLPWPGLITGVLIIAFYYWCTNQYIIQRALGADSLAAGRKGALFAGLLKLPNLFILIMPGVIATVLYPDLQNPDKVFPTLTFDLLPVGLRGLILSAVAAAILSSLEAILNSVSTLVTMDFVRTLRSDTDSQSLTRIGRIATLVAMVLAALWAPQVTRFPTLWQYLQSIFSYVTPPVVAVYLFGLFWRRATSEAAVTTLLVGFPLGVIAWVYVEVLGKFSIQYLYACGILFVLSCIAMTVISLFTPEPSPETEALVWKPRMWQQETEDLKQCPWYSNYRYLSIGLIVLIIVMVVWWW, from the coding sequence ATGCCTGACTTTTCAGTAACTACCCTAGATTTAGCTGTATTTTTAATTTATCTATTGGGAACCCGCATTGCCTTTGGCTGGTATAGTGCCCGTCAAACTTCCAAATCGGGTGGAGATGCAGAAAGCTACTTTTTAAGTGGCAGAAACATCAGTTGGCCAATTATCGGTCTTTCGTTTTATGTGTCGAACATGAGCGGTAGTTCGTTTGTAGCATTTGCTGGTAGTGGCTACAACAATGGTATTGGTGTTTACAACTATGAGTGGATTCCCGCAGTAATCTTAATTTTCTTTATTGTTTTTTTACTGCCGCTGTACCTCAAAGAAGAAATGTTTACCGCTCCAGAATTTTTACAGCGACGTTATGGAACGCGCTTGCGGCTGACATTTTCTAGTTTTTTGGTATTAACGGGAATATTTATCGATGCGGCAGCTTCGCTGTATGCAGGAGGAACGATCGTTCAGACTTTGTATCCTTCAATTCCTCTGTGGGTAACAATTTTTTCGGCTGCAGCGATCGCAGGTATTTATATTACCTTTGGTGGTTTGGGAGCCGTAGTGCTAAACGATGCCCTACAGGCAGCTTTAATTATCGGTGGTGGAACTACGATTGCAGTCTTGTCTTTTCTCAAGCTCGACTCTTGGCAGAGCGTCCGCGATCGCGTATCTCCCGAAGCCTTGCATCTGGTTAAGCCTGCTAGCGATGGCAACTTGCCCTGGCCTGGGCTGATAACGGGAGTTTTAATTATTGCCTTTTACTATTGGTGTACTAACCAGTACATAATTCAGCGGGCTTTGGGAGCAGATTCTCTAGCAGCAGGACGAAAGGGAGCTTTGTTTGCTGGCTTATTAAAGTTGCCCAACTTGTTTATTTTAATTATGCCTGGCGTAATCGCCACGGTTCTCTATCCCGATCTGCAAAACCCCGATAAAGTTTTTCCAACTTTAACCTTTGACTTGCTGCCAGTAGGGTTACGAGGTTTGATTCTTTCTGCCGTTGCTGCCGCTATACTCTCTAGTTTGGAAGCAATTTTAAATTCTGTATCGACTTTGGTGACGATGGACTTCGTGCGGACGCTGCGCTCTGATACTGATAGTCAGAGCTTAACCAGAATCGGGCGTATTGCTACTTTAGTAGCAATGGTGCTGGCAGCACTATGGGCGCCGCAAGTAACTCGATTTCCTACCCTGTGGCAGTATTTACAGTCAATTTTTTCCTATGTCACGCCGCCAGTGGTTGCCGTTTATCTTTTTGGCTTATTTTGGCGTAGGGCGACATCTGAGGCAGCAGTAACTACTCTATTGGTAGGTTTTCCTCTGGGAGTTATAGCCTGGGTTTATGTAGAAGTTTTAGGCAAATTTTCGATTCAGTATCTCTATGCTTGCGGGATACTATTTGTCTTAAGCTGCATAGCGATGACGGTCATTAGCTTGTTTACCCCCGAACCCTCACCTGAAACTGAGGCTTTGGTGTGGAAACCACGAATGTGGCAACAGGAAACAGAAGATTTAAAACAATGCCCTTGGTATTCTAACTATCGATATCTTTCTATCGGTCTAATTGTCTTAATTATTGTCATGGTCGTATGGTGGTGGTAG